In Desulfomonile tiedjei DSM 6799, a genomic segment contains:
- a CDS encoding N-acetyltransferase has protein sequence MNWNSNGKTIQRETDRGTVTVRTKCPPGFFGNLKLEEGLGSFAHYSSIIKNVGAFETIANKKHGIVTLSLKEPDEIVGYCVGWYPGTDERWSSLGELMYEIAAIEVSRNYRGANLAGLMLGSMLDDDFFEDKIAYMVGFSWHWDLEGAGLTASQYRNKMMALYSRFGFREVYTNEPNVALRVENLMMIRVGSRVAPEDQKRFRYLRFGIKSPK, from the coding sequence GTGAATTGGAATTCCAACGGTAAGACCATACAGCGCGAGACCGATAGGGGAACGGTAACCGTGAGGACCAAGTGTCCACCGGGATTTTTCGGTAATCTGAAACTTGAAGAAGGTTTGGGCAGCTTTGCCCACTATTCGTCCATAATCAAGAATGTGGGTGCATTTGAGACTATTGCCAATAAGAAGCACGGTATAGTCACACTGAGTCTCAAAGAACCGGATGAAATCGTGGGGTATTGTGTCGGTTGGTATCCCGGTACGGATGAACGATGGAGTTCCCTGGGTGAGTTGATGTACGAAATAGCCGCTATAGAGGTTAGTCGCAACTACCGGGGGGCAAACCTTGCCGGACTTATGCTCGGAAGCATGCTGGACGACGATTTCTTCGAAGATAAGATAGCCTATATGGTAGGATTCTCGTGGCATTGGGACCTGGAAGGTGCAGGGCTTACCGCCAGCCAATATAGGAACAAGATGATGGCACTCTACAGTCGGTTCGGCTTTCGGGAAGTGTACACGAATGAACCGAATGTGGCACTGAGAGTCGAAAACTTGATGATGATTCGTGTAGGCTCCAGAGTTGCGCCGGAAGATCAAAAACGATTCCGATACCTCCGTTTTGGGATAAAATCACCAAAATAA
- a CDS encoding carbonic anhydrase, with amino-acid sequence MKKIAVLFSVICMLGSVFSWAADPAATVSPEEAVKLLKEGNGRFIAGTSQHPNNDLQRRNTTAAQGQHPFVTVLSCSDSRVPVEVLFDRGVGDIFVIRVAGNVANGDEVGSIEYAVDHLGTPLLVILGHTKCGAVTAVVQSAELLGNIIPIGKSIFPAVVAAKKSNPKASGDALINDAIKANVWQAIEDIYRTSPITAARVKSGKLKVVGALYDIESGNVSWLGSHPKEGGLLSDKGH; translated from the coding sequence ATGAAAAAGATTGCAGTGCTATTCTCGGTTATATGTATGTTGGGATCGGTTTTTTCCTGGGCAGCAGATCCGGCTGCAACCGTATCTCCGGAAGAAGCCGTCAAGCTTCTCAAAGAGGGGAACGGCAGGTTCATCGCGGGTACATCTCAACATCCAAACAACGACTTGCAGCGTCGCAACACTACTGCTGCCCAAGGACAACACCCCTTCGTGACCGTTCTGTCCTGCTCGGATTCCAGGGTTCCTGTAGAAGTGCTTTTCGACAGAGGCGTCGGCGATATATTCGTGATTCGCGTGGCAGGAAATGTCGCCAACGGTGATGAAGTCGGTTCCATCGAGTACGCTGTCGATCATTTGGGAACGCCGTTGCTTGTGATTTTGGGTCATACGAAATGTGGGGCTGTCACAGCAGTTGTGCAATCTGCGGAATTGCTCGGAAACATAATACCTATTGGGAAAAGCATATTTCCGGCTGTAGTCGCTGCAAAGAAATCGAATCCCAAGGCATCCGGAGATGCGCTTATTAACGATGCGATTAAAGCAAATGTGTGGCAAGCCATTGAAGATATCTACAGAACGAGCCCGATAACCGCAGCGAGAGTGAAATCGGGAAAGCTCAAAGTAGTCGGCGCTCTCTATGACATTGAAAGCGGAAATGTCTCTTGGCTCGGATCCCACCCGAAAGAAGGAGGACTGCTGTCCGATAAAGGGCACTAG
- a CDS encoding GNAT family N-acetyltransferase — translation MLQDYPKAVVTSDGTSLLLRPVQVWDENGLREFFAKIPEPEQWFLREKLTDPEQLHKWLMKIDQRFILPIVAVKEDDGSIVANLRLYRPAAESLRHIAHLRVMVLPDYRHLKVGSWMILDSMKLAMDLGIEQLIAEFIDGLEQAAIQAALKLDFVRQAVLPNYVKDRQGKYRDLIIMVRNLQREWSDF, via the coding sequence ATGCTTCAGGACTATCCCAAAGCTGTAGTTACCAGCGACGGAACGTCATTACTGTTGCGGCCGGTCCAGGTGTGGGATGAAAATGGTTTGAGAGAATTCTTCGCCAAGATACCTGAACCCGAGCAGTGGTTCCTGAGAGAAAAGCTTACAGATCCCGAACAGCTCCACAAATGGCTCATGAAGATAGATCAAAGGTTTATCCTTCCCATTGTAGCTGTAAAAGAAGACGATGGATCGATTGTGGCGAATCTGAGGCTCTACCGGCCCGCAGCAGAATCCCTACGTCACATCGCACATTTGAGGGTTATGGTGCTTCCGGATTATCGTCATCTGAAAGTCGGAAGCTGGATGATTCTTGACTCCATGAAATTGGCAATGGACCTCGGGATCGAGCAGCTCATCGCCGAATTCATTGACGGCCTGGAACAGGCTGCGATACAAGCGGCACTCAAGCTCGATTTCGTCCGACAAGCCGTATTACCCAATTATGTGAAGGATAGACAGGGGAAATACCGCGATCTCATTATCATGGTCAGAAATCTTCAGAGAGAATGGAGTGATTTTTGA
- a CDS encoding ArnT family glycosyltransferase yields the protein MDENNSGVEITPTSKQSYTIAEIRYDLLLILVWCAAIVLVNPLGDFMINDDWAFTRAMERFVSEGSIGSTGWGPSWAPGGPSLLAHLLWARLFTFLLGLSPTVLRISVLVAGILGSLAFYRLALVAGVSRSTSLFATFTLIFNPLFFSQCFTFMTDVTFILFATASMLFLYLGHKKNTRTFTVLGFAFALSSVLTRQIGLVVPIAFLLVSGLQNSFRDRRWRENFFYCLAFVVLPWILYEIFLFRAGGTPFTEHQVIHEIFRRPLTKGLFDYSMKVVAELGIGILYVGILTSPIIVILKGHFLSLKTYRIFALTMAAIFVALYAGRLTGWIYFPEIFHRNVIYNLGIGPVLLKDVYILGMHSNCTLPLFLYLILLYWATLSGGGLLCLAWISCGRLFSRHKVQGRQSDFLPAFAAVAALLYTAIILLTGFHDRYLISVCVLVLIWLISDPSLQFKNNMRLKSIVPGLTILVLMTGFSIAGTHDFLALKRSLKQAQDYVMLGLGSTPCTFDGGLEFNGYHCYKSDAKSGEGLSWWWVEREDYLLTLNPLAGYESIKQFPFKRYLGVDGQIHVLVRKDSSLPDPKGSP from the coding sequence ATGGACGAAAACAATTCCGGCGTCGAAATAACTCCTACATCAAAACAATCGTATACTATTGCAGAAATCCGGTATGATCTTCTGCTCATTCTGGTGTGGTGCGCAGCAATTGTTCTGGTGAATCCTCTCGGGGATTTCATGATAAACGATGACTGGGCGTTCACTCGAGCAATGGAGCGTTTCGTTTCGGAGGGGTCAATCGGCTCGACCGGCTGGGGACCGAGTTGGGCTCCAGGCGGACCTTCGCTCCTGGCCCACTTGCTCTGGGCTCGTTTGTTTACGTTTCTTCTGGGACTCTCGCCGACTGTTCTCAGAATTTCGGTTCTCGTTGCCGGAATTCTCGGATCTCTCGCGTTTTACAGGTTGGCACTTGTTGCCGGAGTTTCAAGAAGCACTTCTCTTTTTGCCACATTTACGCTCATCTTCAATCCGCTCTTCTTTTCACAGTGTTTCACGTTCATGACCGACGTCACTTTTATCTTATTCGCGACCGCGTCAATGCTGTTCTTGTACCTCGGTCATAAGAAGAATACTCGGACGTTCACTGTACTAGGATTTGCATTTGCTTTGAGTTCCGTACTTACTCGTCAGATAGGTTTGGTCGTCCCGATAGCGTTCCTTCTTGTGTCAGGTCTGCAGAACTCATTTCGCGACCGTAGATGGAGAGAGAATTTTTTCTATTGCCTTGCATTCGTTGTGCTTCCTTGGATTTTGTATGAAATATTTCTCTTTCGAGCTGGCGGCACACCGTTTACCGAACACCAGGTTATCCATGAAATCTTTCGCCGTCCTCTCACAAAAGGATTATTCGATTACTCCATGAAGGTTGTCGCCGAATTGGGCATCGGGATTCTGTATGTAGGGATTTTGACATCTCCGATCATTGTGATCCTTAAAGGGCATTTCCTGAGCTTGAAGACTTACAGAATCTTCGCCCTTACAATGGCCGCGATATTTGTTGCATTGTACGCAGGTCGACTTACCGGGTGGATCTATTTTCCAGAGATTTTCCACAGAAATGTCATCTACAACTTGGGCATAGGGCCTGTTCTACTAAAGGACGTATATATCCTCGGGATGCACAGCAATTGTACCTTGCCGCTTTTTCTTTATCTCATCCTGCTGTATTGGGCGACATTGTCCGGAGGAGGTTTGCTGTGCCTTGCATGGATCTCGTGCGGGAGGCTATTTTCACGGCATAAAGTGCAGGGCCGTCAGTCGGATTTTCTTCCGGCATTCGCGGCTGTCGCTGCACTCTTGTACACAGCGATCATACTCCTCACGGGATTTCACGATCGATATTTGATATCGGTGTGCGTGCTCGTTCTTATCTGGTTAATTTCCGATCCCTCGCTGCAGTTCAAGAACAATATGCGATTGAAGAGCATAGTACCAGGTCTTACTATTCTCGTCTTGATGACAGGCTTCTCAATCGCAGGAACGCACGATTTTCTCGCATTGAAACGCAGCTTGAAACAGGCACAAGATTACGTCATGCTCGGCCTGGGAAGCACACCGTGCACGTTTGACGGAGGATTGGAGTTTAACGGATATCATTGCTATAAATCCGATGCAAAATCAGGTGAGGGGTTGAGCTGGTGGTGGGTCGAACGAGAGGATTACCTCCTGACCCTGAATCCGTTAGCAGGATACGAGAGCATAAAACAGTTTCCATTCAAACGGTACCTTGGTGTTGACGGTCAGATCCACGTTCTTGTACGAAAAGACAGCTCTCTTCCGGACCCCAAAGGCAGTCCGTGA
- a CDS encoding IS4 family transposase — MTFILSIAASGKGKGVDMKSGEFFRHARILGLWPDAEAIHRSALTKARKKVDWRIFRQILDDAVGLAYECWPKSPKDEWHGMSTHAIDGSDYTLPAADELRAEFDPESGLGQAGKGHYPQCLVCTLYDVFRRLPIARTVVPVNSSERDQAKHLLPLVPEGSVLLLDRGYPGYEFLSYLLDKFKGYFVIRCPATSTFATVKEFIRSGKSEAEIVIPPTSNYLSQVTAEQRKAAKPIRVRVIRLSNPDGTLSVLLTNLYDKVEFPRQEITDLYFRRWEIESYFRDEKIGLEIEKFHGKTCNSVLQELFAAAIMAVISRTLMAISTQLLGGELGEPQFKNAVMTLASEAAVLAADDPERAIEIFQDILKEIYRVKYYRPNSQRPPQPRVNKQSKNKWLYRRYKNVPAA; from the coding sequence ATCACCTTCATCTTGTCCATTGCCGCCAGTGGAAAGGGTAAAGGAGTGGACATGAAATCCGGTGAATTCTTTCGACATGCCAGAATTCTTGGCCTTTGGCCTGACGCCGAGGCGATCCATCGAAGCGCGCTCACCAAGGCGCGCAAAAAGGTGGATTGGAGGATCTTTCGGCAAATACTCGATGATGCGGTTGGTCTGGCTTATGAGTGTTGGCCTAAGAGCCCGAAGGACGAGTGGCATGGTATGTCCACTCATGCGATAGATGGCTCCGACTATACGCTTCCAGCCGCCGATGAGCTCAGGGCCGAGTTTGATCCTGAGAGCGGACTTGGGCAAGCGGGCAAAGGACATTATCCTCAGTGTCTTGTATGCACGCTCTATGACGTCTTCAGACGTCTGCCCATCGCAAGAACTGTGGTCCCGGTGAATTCTTCGGAGCGGGACCAAGCCAAACATCTCCTGCCCCTCGTGCCTGAGGGAAGTGTCTTGCTCCTGGATCGAGGTTACCCAGGATATGAATTTCTCAGCTACCTTTTGGACAAGTTCAAAGGCTATTTCGTGATACGTTGCCCCGCAACGTCCACCTTCGCCACAGTAAAGGAATTCATTCGGAGCGGGAAGAGCGAAGCCGAAATCGTGATTCCTCCGACATCGAACTATCTCAGCCAGGTGACGGCTGAACAACGAAAGGCCGCCAAGCCCATCAGAGTGAGAGTCATCAGACTGTCCAATCCTGACGGAACCCTCTCGGTTCTCCTGACGAATCTTTACGACAAGGTGGAGTTTCCGAGACAGGAGATCACTGACCTCTATTTCAGGCGATGGGAAATCGAGAGCTATTTCCGGGATGAAAAGATTGGGCTCGAAATCGAAAAATTTCATGGCAAAACCTGCAACAGCGTCCTGCAAGAACTCTTTGCAGCTGCGATCATGGCTGTGATCTCAAGAACTCTCATGGCCATTTCCACCCAGTTACTCGGTGGAGAGCTCGGAGAACCTCAGTTCAAGAATGCGGTCATGACGCTCGCGTCTGAAGCCGCCGTGCTCGCCGCAGACGATCCTGAAAGAGCCATCGAAATCTTTCAGGATATTCTCAAAGAAATCTATCGTGTCAAATACTATCGACCAAACAGTCAGCGACCACCCCAACCAAGGGTGAACAAGCAAAGCAAAAACAAATGGCTTTACCGCAGGTACAAAAATGTCCCCGCAGCTTAA
- a CDS encoding HU family DNA-binding protein, translating to MTKAEFIEKLALKGETTKRQAAEALDLVFSTISEELKKGEQISVPGFGKFSVVKRAARTGINPRTKKKIKIKATNAPKFSAAKALKESVK from the coding sequence ATGACAAAGGCCGAATTCATCGAAAAACTGGCGCTCAAGGGCGAAACCACCAAGAGGCAGGCGGCTGAAGCACTAGATTTGGTGTTCAGCACGATATCAGAGGAGCTGAAAAAGGGCGAACAGATCTCCGTTCCCGGATTCGGGAAGTTCTCGGTGGTGAAAAGAGCCGCTCGAACCGGCATCAACCCGCGGACCAAGAAGAAAATCAAGATCAAAGCCACAAATGCTCCCAAGTTTTCAGCAGCCAAGGCGCTCAAAGAATCGGTCAAATAG
- a CDS encoding acyl-CoA thioesterase, which yields MQSKTVRETSITMAVQMNPEDTNPVGHVHGGVIMKYVDTAAGVVAIRHARNNAVTASIDRLDFHYPVFVGDLLILKASLNYVGKSSMEVGVRVEAENLLTGEVRHTASAYLTFVALDKNGKPIPVPALQPETEEERRRNCEAVVRRKHRMEQKLREEKNCLA from the coding sequence ATGCAAAGCAAGACAGTACGTGAAACCAGCATAACTATGGCAGTGCAGATGAATCCCGAGGACACCAATCCTGTCGGCCACGTACATGGAGGAGTGATCATGAAGTACGTGGACACTGCCGCGGGAGTGGTTGCCATTCGCCATGCACGGAATAATGCCGTCACCGCGTCCATTGACCGGCTGGACTTCCATTATCCGGTTTTCGTCGGAGATTTACTCATCCTGAAGGCCTCGCTGAATTATGTGGGTAAATCCTCGATGGAAGTCGGAGTAAGAGTTGAGGCAGAGAATCTGCTGACCGGAGAGGTCCGTCATACTGCTTCTGCCTATCTTACGTTTGTGGCACTGGACAAAAACGGCAAGCCCATTCCTGTGCCCGCTCTGCAGCCGGAAACCGAAGAAGAACGTCGCCGTAATTGCGAGGCTGTTGTCCGCAGGAAGCATCGGATGGAGCAGAAGCTACGGGAAGAAAAAAACTGCCTCGCGTAA
- a CDS encoding ferredoxin — translation MARKPVIDEEACTGCGTCAAIAEDCFALNEETEKAQVTDPTACSEDDIQEAIDTCPEEAISWQD, via the coding sequence ATGGCCAGAAAACCTGTCATCGATGAAGAAGCTTGCACCGGTTGCGGTACTTGCGCTGCAATAGCAGAAGATTGTTTCGCTCTTAATGAAGAGACGGAAAAGGCACAAGTAACAGACCCGACCGCGTGTTCCGAAGATGACATCCAGGAAGCAATTGACACATGCCCGGAAGAGGCGATTTCCTGGCAGGACTGA
- a CDS encoding DVU0150 family protein codes for MKRIYAIWPAVLAFLLLLVPELVMAAGGKAEMLIVVADNRVVDWSVSKWWVNLYNTDPFMFGLWCTVFTAFLGVSLGFITDRIMSHTGLDLTSRKIVEH; via the coding sequence ATGAAACGGATCTATGCCATTTGGCCTGCGGTACTAGCATTCCTATTGCTGTTGGTGCCTGAATTGGTCATGGCCGCAGGCGGTAAGGCGGAGATGCTCATAGTCGTGGCCGACAATCGTGTTGTCGACTGGAGTGTGAGCAAATGGTGGGTGAATCTGTACAACACCGATCCATTCATGTTCGGCCTATGGTGCACGGTTTTCACCGCTTTCCTGGGTGTCTCATTGGGATTCATTACTGACCGGATCATGTCACATACCGGTCTGGATCTCACATCCAGAAAGATCGTAGAGCATTAA
- a CDS encoding sulfite exporter TauE/SafE family protein has product MDFWYMYMPIAGLDIFWPGLLLIGFSVGVIGGFFGMGGAWMVTPGLNILGFPMAFAIGTDIAHIAGKSMVSTFRHSKFGNVDYKLGIVMVVGTVIGIECGAQIVMWLERIGKVGPVVRWVYVIVLALIALMVFADYRKAIQKKKSGIVDEHGAVGYTWYKTLHKIKIPPMMHFHAAGIYCSAWLPIMVSFLTGVLAGFLGIGGGLLRMPALVYLIGCPTHIAVGTDLFEVMISGLYGTFTYGVKGRIEVWAVFVMLSGAAIGAQIGTVATKYAKGYGIRVAFGLAVVACMISIILKQFKIDAAATVVILGAVGSICVYICGIMFKGAANELREKKAEAGRAAA; this is encoded by the coding sequence ATGGATTTTTGGTACATGTATATGCCCATAGCCGGACTTGACATATTCTGGCCGGGTCTGCTGTTGATCGGATTCTCCGTCGGCGTAATCGGAGGATTCTTCGGAATGGGCGGGGCATGGATGGTCACCCCCGGTTTGAACATACTTGGCTTCCCCATGGCCTTCGCAATTGGAACGGATATCGCACATATCGCCGGAAAATCGATGGTGTCCACATTCAGGCACTCAAAATTCGGCAATGTCGATTACAAACTTGGGATCGTCATGGTTGTCGGCACCGTTATAGGTATTGAATGCGGTGCCCAGATCGTCATGTGGCTGGAGCGGATCGGCAAAGTCGGACCGGTAGTCCGCTGGGTCTATGTGATTGTGCTCGCCCTTATAGCCCTCATGGTTTTCGCCGATTATCGGAAAGCAATTCAGAAGAAGAAATCCGGCATCGTAGACGAGCATGGGGCAGTGGGGTACACGTGGTACAAAACTCTCCATAAAATAAAGATCCCTCCGATGATGCACTTCCATGCAGCAGGGATTTATTGCTCTGCATGGCTTCCCATCATGGTGAGCTTTCTCACAGGCGTGCTTGCCGGTTTTCTCGGAATCGGCGGTGGATTGCTCCGCATGCCCGCACTGGTATATCTCATCGGATGTCCCACGCATATTGCTGTTGGCACGGACTTGTTTGAGGTCATGATCTCCGGACTCTACGGAACGTTCACCTACGGTGTCAAAGGCCGTATCGAAGTCTGGGCAGTGTTCGTGATGCTCTCCGGAGCAGCCATCGGTGCACAGATCGGAACCGTTGCAACCAAGTACGCAAAAGGATACGGAATCCGTGTTGCTTTCGGTCTCGCAGTTGTCGCCTGTATGATCTCGATCATCCTGAAGCAGTTCAAAATCGACGCGGCTGCTACAGTGGTCATCCTAGGCGCGGTCGGTTCTATCTGCGTTTACATCTGCGGCATCATGTTCAAAGGTGCTGCCAATGAACTCCGAGAAAAGAAAGCCGAAGCGGGTCGCGCGGCCGCATAA
- the rsmI gene encoding 16S rRNA (cytidine(1402)-2'-O)-methyltransferase codes for MAGTLFVVATPIGNLEDITMRALEVLRNVHVIACEDTRKSRILLQRWGIRQRLLSFHKFSEARKMQLVLDRLEQGQNVAIVSDAGTPGIADPGARVVRAALDAGYKVVPIPGPSAVAAALSVSGVDCSTFHYLGFVPRKDEERRAFFETVAKSGYTSVFFETPHRIGQTLKIAADILGTRRISLMRELTKIHEETLTGTAAEILATLQQRETVKGEIVLVVEGGTPTVEVPDLQQIVETLMSEGFSGKRLANEAHQRYGVRKSQAYETFLEITSRGLHLRE; via the coding sequence GTGGCAGGAACACTTTTTGTCGTAGCAACGCCCATCGGCAATCTTGAAGATATTACCATGCGCGCGTTGGAAGTGCTTCGCAATGTGCACGTCATTGCGTGCGAGGATACCCGCAAAAGTAGAATTCTGCTGCAACGGTGGGGAATTCGGCAGCGATTGCTGAGTTTCCACAAATTCAGCGAAGCTCGAAAAATGCAGCTCGTTTTAGATCGATTGGAACAGGGTCAGAATGTTGCGATCGTTTCCGACGCGGGCACTCCCGGTATAGCCGACCCTGGAGCTCGGGTGGTCCGGGCGGCACTCGATGCAGGCTACAAAGTAGTCCCTATTCCGGGACCGTCAGCCGTGGCTGCAGCGCTTTCCGTTTCCGGAGTTGACTGTTCTACCTTTCATTACCTGGGTTTTGTCCCCAGAAAAGACGAGGAACGCCGCGCTTTCTTTGAAACCGTGGCTAAATCGGGATACACGTCAGTCTTCTTCGAGACTCCTCATCGCATCGGGCAGACGCTCAAGATTGCCGCAGATATTCTGGGAACCCGCAGAATCAGCTTGATGCGGGAACTGACCAAAATCCACGAAGAGACTCTGACCGGAACGGCAGCGGAAATTCTCGCTACCTTGCAGCAACGAGAAACCGTGAAAGGGGAAATCGTACTCGTGGTGGAAGGCGGCACACCGACTGTCGAAGTCCCGGACCTGCAACAGATCGTCGAGACTCTTATGAGCGAAGGATTTTCCGGGAAACGCCTGGCGAACGAAGCGCACCAGCGATACGGTGTAAGGAAATCGCAGGCGTACGAGACGTTCCTTGAAATTACATCCCGTGGTTTGCATTTGAGGGAGTAA